TCGCGCCGACGAGGGCGGCGCGAGCGAGGCGCTCCGTCCCCGACGCTGCTCTCGGCTCTCCGGCCCGAGCGGGAGACCGCACCGGATCGCAAGCGAGCTTGACAAATAGGCCTATCTCGGAGGGACCGATGTCCGAGCCCACGGAGGGAGCGCAGGGTTGAACTCTCGATGTTGTTCCGGCCTTCTCTGCTGCTCCGGCGGCGATCCGGGCCACCCGGGAGAGCCGCCGGTGTGGGGCGAGCGAGAGAGAGGAGCCCGCGGACAACCCCCTTTGGCGGCGGCATCTCTCGCGCTGTCCACGGATCGGGGCGCCCCTGGAATGATAGGGAGTTCAACCGAACTTCCGTCGCCCGGCGACGAGCCACCGTATTGACGAAGACCCTTTGCGTGCCTCACCTACTCGTGGGAGGCTCTGCGATGAGTGATCCGAAAAACGAAACCAATTCTCCGAAAGATCTGGACGTGACGGTGAAGGAGCTGCGCAACGCCATCAACGATTTGTCGGCCAGGCTGGACGACATGGCAATAGCGACTCCGGCCAGCTACAACTGCGGCTGCGGCGGCTGCGGCCACTGCGGCGGCTGCGGCTGCGGCGGATGCCGGTGCGGCTGCGGTGGATGCCGGTGCGGCGGGTGCAGGTGCGGCCACTGTAGCTAGCCCTGAGGCCGCCCGGGCCCAGCGATAGAGCTCTGGAGGGGGACGAGGAGCGCGAAGTTCGAGAAAGGCACCTTCCCGTCTTCCCCGGCTCACCACGACCGCACGACGTCGCGCGGTCGTGGTGAGCTTTCGAGTTTCTTCTCTCCTTCGCTTGTCGGGGCGCGACTCCCCGAGCAACAGAGTTGAACCTCTTTACCGAAGGTGCAGGGCGGCCGCTCGTCGAGGCGCCGCCGCGCTGCGCTTTCCTGGAGATCTCGCGTGGCTACTCAACTGCCCAGCTCAGCGACCACCGCTCCCTCGCTCGACGGGACCGTCCCGCCTGCGCCGGCCGAGGTGCGCGAGAAGCTCTCGCGATCGCGCGTCCTCGTGGTCGGGCTCGAACCGTGGGGCGCCATCGCGGCCACCGAGCTCGCGTGTCTGGGCGTAGGCGCGCTCCACGTCCTCGACGACAGGGAGGTCACGGCCGACGATCTCGGCCCCTTCGCGGAGGCGGATCTCGGGAAGGATCGCGCGCGCTCGCTCTCCACGGCGCTGTCGCGGCTCGCCCCCGGCTGCGCGGTCACGCCCGGGACGCTGCTCGCCGCCGCGGATCGCCCGATCGTCCAGGAGGACACCGGCTGGGACCTGATCCTCGCCTGCGTCCCTGGCGATGATCTCCTCGTCCTTCAGGGCGTCGCCCGCTTCGCTCACGCGGCGTCCGTCCCGTCGCTCAGCGCGCACCTCGAGGGGCTCGACGCGGTGATCGGACCGGCCGTCGTTCCGGGCGAGACCGCGTGCTGGGACTGCTGCCGCCTGCGGAGGCTCGCGATGAGCAACCAGCGAGAGGCGGATCACGCGCTCCACGCGTCGCTCCTCGCCGCGCGCCCGGAGCGCCGCGCGCGCACCTACCTCGCGCCGATGCCGGCGTTCCTGGGCCACGCCGTCGCGCTCGCGGCCCTCGATCTGCTGATGAACCGCGCCGCGTCGCGGCTCGCGGGCCGCTTCATGGTCCAGGGCCTGGTCGACCCGGAGGCGTCGCTCCACGCTTTCCTGCAGATGCCCTGGTGCGCGGTCTGCGGCGGCGCCGCCGAGGCCCTCCGCACCGGGAGCGCGCGTCGGGGCGGGGGCGCGCACCTGCGCGACGCACCCGACCCCGCGGCGCTCCGGCGGATGCTCGCCGGCGTCGTCGACGCGCGGGCGGGCATCGTCCACCGCCTCACGCTGGACGCGGCGAGCCCGGCGCTCGCCCCCGAGGCGTGCGTCACGGCCACGGCACTCCTCGGCGACTACACCGACGGCTCGCCGCACGCCCACCGCTCGCGCGAGCCGCAGGCCGGCATCGGAAAGGGCGTCACAGCCGTCGAGGCCCTGATCGGAGCGACCGGCGAGGCGGTCGAGCGCTACTCTGCCGAGCTCGTCGACCGAAAGCAGCTCCTTCGCTCCTCGGTCGCCGGAATGAAGGGCGACTTCATCGCACCGGAGCAGCTCTGTCTCTATAGCGAGGAGCAGTATGCAAAGCCCGGATTCCCGTACACGCGGGTCGATCCGGCCGCGCCCATCGACTGGGCCCTCGGGCGCTGGATGGACACGGGCGCGCCCGTGTTTGTGCCGGCGCTCCCGACCTACTACGGCTACTGCGGAGGACACGACGCGCACTTCTGCCAGGTGACCTCGAACGGGCTCGCGGCGGGCGCGACGCTCGAGGGCGCGGCGATGGGGGCCGCGCTCGAGCTCATCGAGCGCGACGCCTTCATGATCTCGTGGCTCGCTCGCCGGCCCGGGCGGCGGATCTTGCCCGATGACTCGCTCGACCCCGAGCTGCACGAGATCGCCCGGCAGATCGAGGAGCACGGCGCCCGGATCGAGCTGTATCTGCTCGACGCGGGCGTCTCGGTCCCCGTGGTGATGTGCGTCGGTTACGGCGACGGCAAGCGGTGGCCCGGCGCGGTGGTCTCGATCTCCGCCCACCTGAGCCCCCTCACCGCGATCCGGAAAGCCATCCTCGAGCAGGGCCAGATAGGCAATTACGCCTTCCGCCTGATGACGGGCGAACACGTCGCCATCCCCGAGCGGCCGGAGGACGTGCTCACGCTCGAGGATCACGCGGTCTACTACCTCCCCCCGAGCCGCGCCGCGGCCTTCGCCTTCCTCCGCGAAGGAGGCACGGTGACCGCCGCCGAGCTCGAGGAGCCCGAGGAGGTTTCGCTGCCCGAGCTCACCCGGCGTGTGCAGGCCGCGGGACTGCGCATCGCGATCGTGGACGTGACGTCGCCCGACCTCGCGGTGACCCCGTTCCGCGTCGCCCGGGCGCTCGGGCCCGCTTTCCAGCAGATCCATTTCGGCCACCAGCTCGCTCAGCTCGGTAATCCGCGTCTCCGTTCGATGACCCCCCACGGCATCAACCCTGACCCTCACCCGATGGCCTGAGAGAGGACACCATGGCAAGGAGCAAAGAGACGGACATTGCGCGGCTCTATCATCTCCAGTCCTCCCACGTGAGGTCGCGGCCGCTGGAGCCGCCGTTCGACGGGGATCTCCAGCCGCTCAACTTCCGCACCTACGTCGGCTCGGCGCGCACGCCGCTGCCCGGGCGCGATTTCGCGATCGACGCCCCGCTCGGCGCGGTGCTGGAGCAGCGGCGGTCGCAGCGCGAGTTCGCCCTCAGGCCGATGTCCATCGAGGCGCTCGGGCGGCTCCTCCACGCGAGCTACGGCGTCCGTGGCACGCGGAATGTCGAAGGGGCGTGGACCTGCGATCGCCCCGCGCCCTCGGCCGGCGGCCGGTATCCGCTCGAGATCTACGTCGCGACGCAGGCCGTCGAGGGGGTCCCGGACGGCCTGCACCACTACGACCCCCGTGCGCACGAGCTCGAGCTCCGCCGGGAAGGCCTCGCGCACCCCACGCTCGTGGATCTCACGGCGGGTCAGGACATGATCCTGAACACCAATGTCGTGGTCATCATCACGGCAGTGCCGTTCCGCACGATGTGGAAATACGGCCAGCGCGGATATCGCTTCCTGTGGCTGGACGCCGGGCACCTGGGCCAGAACCTCTATCTCGTCGCGACGGCCATGGGCCTCGGCCCGGTGGCGATCGGCGGATTTTACGACGAGGAGCTCAAGGCCTTCCTGGCGCTCCCGGCCGAGGAAGACACGATGTACATCGTCTGCGTCGGTCAGCCCGCGCCGGCCGGGGGCCGGAAGGGGCCTTAGCGTGCCTGAACCAGAAGCGTCGGAGAGCACCATGCCCAGCATTCGACTCAGCCGCTCGGCCAGCATCACGCCCACCGACGTGGGCGTCATCCTCCGCTCCGATCTCGGCGCCTTCCAGCTCACCGGCCTGGACGTGAGCGCGTTCGTCGAGCGGATGGTGCCGCTGCTCGACGGGTCGCGCGACCGGGAGGCGCTCGTCGAGGCGCTCGCGGACTACTCGCGGCAGAGCGTGACGGCGTTCCTCGACCTGCTCGAGGCGCGCGGGCTGGTCGAGCCGGCGGCCGCAGAGGCGCCGTCCGGCGACGGGGAGCGCCTCCGCGGGCAGCGCGAGTTCCTCCGCAAGTGGTCGTCGGCCCCGGAGCAGGCTGCGCAGCGGATCGCGAGCGCGCGCGTGCTCGTGGTGGGCCTCGAGCCCTGGGGGGCCTCGGCCGCCATGGCGCTCGCGGGGGCGGGCGTCTCCGCGCTCCGCCTGATCGACGGCGGCGCCGTCGGCCCGCGCGACGTCGCGGTGGTCCGCGCGCGGGGGGCGGCGGCGCTCGGCGCGCCCCGCCGCAGCGCCGTGGCCGCGCTGATCCGTCAGCACGCGCCGCTCTGCCGGGTGGACGAGAGCGCCTCCGGCGCGCTGGAGGGGGACGACCTCCTCTCGCCGGAGGGGCTCCCTCACCTCCTCGTCGCGGCGGTGCGCAGCGACGACGCGGAGCTCCTGGAGCGCGTCGCGCGGTTCGGCCATCGCGCAGGGATCGCCTCGCTCTTCTCGCACCTCGCGGGGACGACGGCCGTCCTCGGGCCCCTCGTCTTCCCGGGGAGGACGGCGTGCCGGGTCTGCGCGGCGACCGAGGCGCTCAACCCCTCGCCCGCGGCGCGCTCCCTGGCCGAGCCCGCGCCGCACGCCGGCACGATGGGTCAGCTGCTCGGCCACCTCGTGGCAATGGAGGCCCTCAAGGTGCTCTCGGCGTACACGCCCTCCAGGCTCGGGGGCAGGTTCCTGATCCAGGACCTCGCGACGCTCGAGACATCGCACCATACGCTCGTGAGGCTGCCCTGGTGCAAGGTCTGCGGCGAGGGATGACGCGGGGCCGGAGGTGCTCTAGCCTGCGGCCGTGAAGAGGCCTCCCCTTCCAGCCGCCTCCCGCGTGGACGACGCGCTCGCCGCCGGCGTGCCCCGGCAGCCAGACCGCCGGGCGGCCCGCGACCGGACGGACGTCTCGCGCGCGCGGTCGACGCGATCGACGCCGCGCGCCCATGGCCCGGGCCTCGCGCCATGATCGGTCGAACCCTCGACGACCGCTACACGATGATCCGGCTGCTCGGCCAGGGCGGGATGGGGGCCGTCTACGAGGCCCGGCACGCGGGCACCGGCCGCCGCGTCGCGGTGAAGGTCATCCTCGGCCAGGCCGCGGACGACGAGCTCGTCCGCCGCTTCCAGCGCGAGGCGCGCGCGGTCGGCGCGGTCGAGTCGGAGCACATCGCGCAGGTGTTCGACACCGGGCGCGACCGCGAGACCGGCGCGCCGTACATCGCGATGGAGTTCCTCGAGGGCGAGGACGTGCAGGCCCTCATCGAGCGGCTCGGCCCGCTCCCGGTCGATCTCGCGCTCCGCATCGGGCTGCAGGCGTCCCTCGGCCTCGAGCGCGCGCACGAGGCCGGCATCGTCCACCGCGACATCAAGCCGGCGAACCTGTTCCTCGCGAGGAAGCAGGGCGGCCAGCGCGTGATCAAGGTGCTCGACTTCGGCGTCGCCAAGGTGACGGACAACAGCCTCGGCAACGGCGGGATGACGAAGAGCGGCGCGCTCCTCGGCTCTCCCCTCTACATGTCGCCCGAGCAGGCGCGCGGCAGCGGCGCCATCGACGCGCGCTCGGACGTCTGGTCGCTCGGCATCAGCCTGTACCACGCCCTCTCGGGGCATCGGCCCAACGAGCACCTGACCGGCCTCGGAGAGCTCGTCCTGGCCATCTGCACGACCCCGGTGCGCTGGATCCAGGAGATCGCGCCCTGGGTGCCGCCGGAGGTCGCCCACGTGGTGCACCGGGCGCTGGTCATCGATCCGGCGGGCCGCACCGCGAGCGCCGGCGAGCTCGCGGCGACGCTGCGCGCGTTCCTGCCGGGCGGCGAGGCGATCGTCGAGGCGATGCTCGTGCCGCTCGACGCCGCCACGCGCGCCTCGCGCGCGTCGTTCGGCGCCATCTCGGCCCCCCCGCACGGGTCGAGCGCTCCGTTCGGCGCTGCGCTGACCCCGCCGCGCACGTCGAGCCCGTCGTTCGGCGCCGCCTTGACCCCGCCGCACGCGTCGAACCCGCCGTTCGGCGCCGCCTTGACGCCGCCGCGCGCGTCGGCCGCGCCATTCGACGCCGCCTTGACCCCGCCGCGCGCGTCGGCCGCGCCGCCCGACGCGGCGGGGCGCCCGTCGGGCGGGCAATCCGGACCGTATGCGCTGTCGGCCACGGCGCCCGCCACGAGCGTGCGGCTGTCGAACCGCCCCGAGCGTCCGGCGTCGCGCCCGCCCGTCGCCCTGATCGCCGGCGGCGTGCTGGCCGCTGCGCTCGCGGGCGGGGCGGGTGTCTACCTCGCGGTGCGCAGCGCGCCGCCGGCCACGCCCGCGCCCTCGGCCGAACCGGCGCCGCCTGCGCGCACCGAAGCCGAGCCGCCGCCCCCGTCCGCCGGCGTCGAGGCCAGGCCAACGCCGACGCCGACGCCGTCCGCCAGCGCCGAGCCGCCGCCCGCCGACGCGCCCGTGGATCCGCCGGCAGCGGCCTCGTCGACGCCCGCGGCGCTGCCCTCTGCTGCGGCGACCTCGCGCGCCGCCGCGTCGGCGACCGTCGTCGCTCGCCCGCCCACGCCGAGGCCGTCTGCGCCCAGGCCGCCGCCCACCAGGCCCCCGAGGAATGACGATGACGAGACATCGAGGAAATAGCCGCGTCACGTGGTGCGTCGCCGCGCTCCTGTCGCTCTCCGCGGGCGTCGTGCGCGCGGAGCCGTCGGCAGACCAGGCGGCCGCGGCGGAGGCGCTCTTCCGCGAGGGTCGCGATCTCGTCGCGCAGGGCAAGCTCGCCGAGGCGTGCCCCAAGTTCGCGGCGAGCCAGCGGCTGGACCCGGGCTACGGCACCCAGTGGAACCTGGCGGACTGCCTCGAGCGGGTCGGCCGCACCGCGAGCGCCTGGGCGGCGTTCCGCGAGGCGGCGGACATGGCGAGCCGGGCCGGCCAGGCGGACCGCGAGGCGAAGGCGACCCGCCGCGCGGCCGATCTGGAGAAGAAGCTCGAGCGCCTCGCCATCACGGTGACCACGCCGGCGGACGGGCTCGTCGTGAGGCGCAACGGCGCGGTCCTCGACGCCGGCGCGTGGGGCGCGCCGCTCCCTGTCGATCCGGGCAAGCACCGCGTCGAGGCGACCGCGCCCGGCAAGAAGCCGTTCTCGGTCGAGGCGCAGACCGCCGGCCCCGGTCAGGTCGTCACCGTGGAGGTCCCGCCCCTCGAGGACGACCCCGCGGCGACCGCAGCGGCCCCGCCGCCGCCCGGCGAAGCGCCCGGGTCGCCCGCTGCGCCGCTCCGGCCGGGCGCGGGCGGCGACGGAGATGGCGGGGCGGGCACCCGCCGCACCCTCTCCTTCGTGGCAGGCGGCGTCGGCGTCGCCGGCGTCGTGACCGGCTCGATCTTCGGGCTCCTCGCCAGCTCGCGGTGGAACCGGGCCCAGGACGAGCACTGCCGGACCGAGACGCTCTGCGACGCCCGCGGCGTGGCGCTGGTCGAAGACGCCAAGAGCGCCGCGAAGCTGTCCACCGCCGGCTTCATCGTCGGCGGGGTCGGGCTCGCGGCCGGCGTCGCGCTGTTCGTGACGTCGCTCGGCGACACGGAGCCCGCGGCGGCGCGGATCGTGGTCGCGCCTGCCGTCGGTACGACCGGCGGCGGGCTGGCGATCCACGGCCGCTTCTGACGCACAGCCCTGCGGCTGCCGCCACGGCGCGCCGCGGCGGCGGCCGGCCCCGCTGCAGGCCAGCCGCCGTGACCGCCACCGTGCCCGGGAGAGCGCGACGCGCCGCTCCCGGGCGAGCGCGCCTCACTCGTCGATCACGAACTCCACGCGGCGGTTCTTCGCCAGGCTCGCCGGATCGGTGCCCTCGGCCACCGGCCTGTCCGACCCGAAGCCCTCGGCCGTGAGCCGACCCGGGCTGACGCCCTTCCGGATCAGGTACTTCCGGACCGTCTCGGCCCGCTGCTCGCTCAGCTCCTGGTTCAGCTCGGGCGTGCCGGTCTCGTCGGTGTGCCCCTCCACCCGCAACCGCTCGATCTCGGGGTTCGCCTTCATGACGAGCGCCACCTGATCGAGCGTCCTGTACGACTCCGGCTCGAGCTCGGCCGAACCGGTCCGGAAGCGGATGGTGTCGCGTATCACGAACTCACCCTGCTCGTACGCGACCCGCGGCTCGCCCTTGTCGGGGCAGCCGTCGTCGTCCTCGACGCCGTTGATCGTCTCTTTCTCGTCCGGGCACTCGTCGTCCGCGTTCGGCACGCCGTCGTGATCGTCGTCGGCGTCCTCCTCGGGGCAGCCGTCGCTGTCGTAATCGCCGTCGCGATCCTCCGCGACGTCGGGGCACTGGTCGCGCTCGTCGTCGACGCCGTCGTGGTCCCTGTCGTGCGAGGTCGGCGTGTACTTCACGCCCGCGAACACGCGGAAGATCGGCACGCCGTAGCCGGCCAGCGCGCCGATCCCCGGGCCCGCGGTGATCTCCCACTCCTCGCTCGGGTTGATCTTCACGTAGCCGAGCGCCTCGAGCGGCGTCTCCTCCTCGTTCAGGTCGTCCGCGGCGATGCCGATGCCGCCGTTCGCCTCGGCGCCGATCTCGACCTTCCCGTCGATGCCGCCGAAGCGGTAGCCGAGCGCCGCGGCGTACGTCAGCTCGCTCGCCGCCTCGACGTTCGCGTACGTCGTCCCCTCGCGGATCGCGACGCCCGCGTTGACGCCGAACCGGAGGCCGGGCGCGAACCGGTGGTCGAGCACGATGCGCGGCCAGAACACGACGTTGCGCGCGCCGCCCGCGAAATCGCCGGTGTGCGTCGGGACGCGCAGCTCGGCCACGAGGCCGAGGCCGATGGAGTCGCGGTCGTCGAGCAGGCGCAGCTTCGGCACGAGCCGGATGTCGCCGAGGCCCGCGAACGACGGAGAGCCCTCGCCCGACTGCGCGAGGAAGAACGGGACGTCGAGGCCGAGCGCGAACGGCTCGGCGATCGTGACCGACGCCATGAGATCGGCGCCCAGACGGCCGCTCACGATCTGGCTCCGCACCTCGCCGTCGCCCGTCGCGACGATCAGCGGGTTGCGCGCGTAGTTCAGGAACAGCCCGAACTCCCATGGATCGCCGGGCTCGCGGACGCCGGAGCCCTCCGTGACGACGAAGGCGTCGTGGGTGACGGCCGGCTTGAAGCGCTCGACGTCGATGTCCGTGCTCTGCGCCGACGCGGGCGTCGCGGCGGCGAGGACCGCGCAGGCAGCGCAGGCGGTGGCGGCGAGGATCGGTGCGCGCATGGATCTCCTCTTCATCGGCTTCATCGGCCGGCTCCGGGCCCGCGGCGCGGGCGCCTCCGCAACCGGAGCGCGAGCCCGCCGGCGGCGAGCAGCGACAGGGCTCCCCCTCCGTACGGCGCGGGCCCCACCGCGCAGGCGCAGGCGCCGCCCTGGACCGCATCACCCGGCAGGAGATCCGGTTCGCCCGGACCGCCCGCGCCGCTCGACGCCGCGCCGTCGACGCAGCGCCCGGTCGGCGCGCAGCGCAGGTCCGCGCCGCACTCGGACGAGGCCGGCGAGCACGGGCCGCACTGCCCGCCGACGCACACGAGATCGCCGCACGCGGCGTTCGACGTGCAGGTGTCCCCGGGCGTGGGGACGCACCGGTGGTCCGGGGAGCAGTCCTCGTCCGCGTCGCAGTCGACATCGTCGACGCACGACACCGGCAGGATGCAGTCGCCGTCCACGCAGATGCCCCCGCCGGCGCAGTCCGCGTCGCGCGTGCAGCCGGAGGGCGGGACGATCACGTCGGGCACGCGGTCGCCGTCCGCGTCGCCGGCGACGCACGGGGCCGAGATGCCGATGTCGAGATCGCCCGGCCCGAGCGCCGCCGCGTCGTTCACCGACCGGAAGTACAGGTTCGCCTCGCACGACACGCCGACGCCCAGGAGGAGATCGAGCGCGATGGATGCCTGCGCGTACCCCCGCGTCGCGTCGTTGATCAGCAGGGGGTCGACGTCCGTCCCTGCCTCGGTCGCGATCTGCGCGTCCGTCACGTCGACGGGCTCGTACTGCCCCGACGCCCCCGAGAAGGACCAGACCCCCGCGCGCGTGCCGTCGCCCTTCACGCCCAGCACGATCTCGTAGCCGCCCGGCGACTCGTCGTTCGTGAACCGTTCATCGATCCCCGCCGTCGCGGCCGTGCCGCCGGTCCCTCGGTTCCTGTCGGTGTCGATGAACACGAAGAGCGTCGCCTCCCCGCTGATCGAGGCCGTCTCCGACACATACCCGCGCACCCAGAACCGCCCATCGGCGGCGACCGCGTACGCGGAGCGGAAGTCGATCGATCGCTCCGGCGTGTCGAAGGTCGCCTCGCCGTCGCCCGCGACGTCCTCCTTGCCGTAAGGCCACCGGGGCTCCCCGGTCCTGTCGATCGCGACGATCTCGTCGAGCACCGGCGTCGTCCGCCCGCCCGTCCACGTCTGAGCGGACGAGCTCCTCGGAACGAGCGCGACGCCGAGCGCCGCGCCTACAGCCAGCGGCGCGACCCACGAGCGCCCCCGCGCGCACCCATCTCTGTGTTGTGCCATGGCGGGGAGCATCCTCGCACAGGTCGCTGCAACCCTTACAAATGAAAGGCGATTCGCGCCCAGAGTGCGCAAGGGTGCGCGCCTGCAATACCATGCATCCACACAATCGTCCTACCCACGCGCACGGGATAAGCCCTCACCGTCGATACCCTGTCGACGCGCTCACCTTCCTTGACGATTGAGCCGCTGATCATCGCTCCTCCCCGCGTACACGAGCGAAGCGCGGAGAGCACGGTGGAGGGCGATCGCGCGCGCAGGAGGCGCGGTCTCCACGCGCGGCGGCCCGGAGCGCCGAGCGACCGTGACGCGGGCGACCGAGCGCCCCTTCTTTTCATCACCGAGCGGTTCGCCGCGGCCTCAGCCGTGCGCAGCTGGCTTGGCCACGCGCCCGTGTTCTGTAACTGTCCCGCGGTCAGTTACGCGTCGCTGCGCCGCCGTGGGCTCGGGGGGTCCGAGCGCTGGCGCCTGGCCTCGCGAGGTGAATCCCTCTTCCGATCGAAGGAACCGCGATGCATTGCACACTCCAGAAACACCGCCCCGGAGCGTTCCGGGTGGCTTGCCTGCTGCTTGGGTCGCTCGCTGCCGCGTGCTCGGACGAGGGTCCGGCGCCGCTCCAGGGGAGCGCGTTCGACGTCGAGCGTTACGACCTCCAGGGCGAGTTCGACTGGGAGCGGAGCCGCCTCGTGGCGACGCTGGGCCTCACGCTGTCGCTCACCGGAGACGGCCCGAGGACGGTCGTCCTCGACAGCGCCGTCACCGAGGTGAAGGAGGTCCGGCGCAAGGGCGGCGGGGCGCTCCCGCACGCGCTCGATCCGCAGCGCCAGGAGCTCGCGATCGATCTCTCGAGCGAGCCCGAGGCGATGAGCGGCGCGCCCATCGCGCTCGAGATCGACTACGAGGCGCTCTCCGGCGACGCCCTCCGCGCGGTGCCGGCGCGGATGGGCGATCCGGTCGCCGTGCGCGCCGTCTACACGGTGTCGGAGCCGCTCGGCGCGTCGCGGTGGATGCCGTGCCACAACGCCCCCTCGGACCGGGCCATCTTCTCGATCGCCATGCGCGTCGACGGCAGCGAGGCGATGATCGCCAACGGCGATCTCGTCGGCGACGAAGACCTCGGGGCGCCCGGCCACCTCGTCCGGTACGAGACCGCCTACCCGCTGCCGACCTACCTCATGGCGTTCGCGATCAGCGACTTCGAGGTCGAGCGCGGGACGAAGGGCGATCTGCCCATCGCGGTCTGGCACCGCCGCGGGTTGCCGGGCGATCACGGCGGGATGGTGGACGAGCTCGCGCGCGCCATCGGCCGCTACGAGGAGCTGCTCGTGCCGTACCCCTTCGAGAAGTACGCGCTCGTGCTCCTGCCGGACTTCTCCGTGGGCGGGGTCGAGCACGCGAGCATCACCTTCCAGCGCGAGGAGCGGAGCACGCAGCCCGCGCTCTCCTCGGATCTCCTGCTCACGACGCACGAGCTCGCGCACCAGTGGTTCGGCGACCTCGTCACGGTGGAGACCTGGGACGACCTCTGGATCAAGGAGGGCATGGCGACGCTGCTCGAGCAGGAGGCCGTCCGCGTCTACACGGACGAGAGCGGCGCGGGGACGCTGAACGGCGACGAGCTCGGCCCGCATGACGGCGACGCCGTCCGCGATCCGTCGCTCGCGCCGGGCGAGAAGTACACGAGCGGCCCCTACGGCCGCGCCGCCTGGCTGCTCACCCAGATCCGCAGCCTCGCCGGCGAGGAGGCGTTCTGGTCGGCGCTCCGCGGGGTGCTCGAGGAGCGCCGGTTCGGGACCATCGGCACGGACGATTTCCTCGACGCCTTCGCGCCGGCGCTCGGCCCGGAGGCGGCTGCGCGCGCGCGGCGCGCGGTCGTCGCCAAGGCGCTCCCGTGGCTCACGGTCGACCCCGCGCCCTCCGGCGGGGCGTTCGTGACGGTGCACGATCCGGAGGGCGCGCTCGTCGCCCCGCTGGAGCTCGCGTGGGTGGCCGGCGACGGCCCGACCCGCGTGCAGACGCTCACGCCCGGCGAGCGCGTCGAGGTCGCGCCCGCGCGCCCGGGCGAGCTCCTCGTCGTCGATCCGCAGGACCGCCACCCCGAGTGGGCCTTCCTGAGCACCGAGCACGATCTCGAGGCCTACGCCGCGACGCTCGCCCCGCGCCGCGTCCCCGCGGACCCCGAGGGCGTCTCGTGCTTCCTCGACGTGGGCGGCGCGCACCAGCTCGCCGCGCTCCAGGACGGCTTGCCGAAGGGGCTCGCGCCCGAGGAGCTCGAGGCGTTCGTCGAAGGCCTCGACGGCGAGCGGCCCGGGCGGTCTCGCTCGCCGCGGCGTGCGACGCCGCGTGCGCGGCGGGCCTCGACGCCGACGTCCGCGGCGCGTGGTCGAGCGTGCTCACCGGCATCTTCGCTGGAGCGCCGTACAGCTACGGCCTCGACTACGTCGCAAGCTACGCGTCGTGCAGCGCCGTCGTGTCCCCTGAAGAGCTGTTCGCCGAGGACTG
The DNA window shown above is from Sorangium aterium and carries:
- a CDS encoding MYXO-CTERM sorting domain-containing protein, with the protein product MAQHRDGCARGRSWVAPLAVGAALGVALVPRSSSAQTWTGGRTTPVLDEIVAIDRTGEPRWPYGKEDVAGDGEATFDTPERSIDFRSAYAVAADGRFWVRGYVSETASISGEATLFVFIDTDRNRGTGGTAATAGIDERFTNDESPGGYEIVLGVKGDGTRAGVWSFSGASGQYEPVDVTDAQIATEAGTDVDPLLINDATRGYAQASIALDLLLGVGVSCEANLYFRSVNDAAALGPGDLDIGISAPCVAGDADGDRVPDVIVPPSGCTRDADCAGGGICVDGDCILPVSCVDDVDCDADEDCSPDHRCVPTPGDTCTSNAACGDLVCVGGQCGPCSPASSECGADLRCAPTGRCVDGAASSGAGGPGEPDLLPGDAVQGGACACAVGPAPYGGGALSLLAAGGLALRLRRRPRRGPGAGR
- a CDS encoding M1 family metallopeptidase — encoded protein: MHCTLQKHRPGAFRVACLLLGSLAAACSDEGPAPLQGSAFDVERYDLQGEFDWERSRLVATLGLTLSLTGDGPRTVVLDSAVTEVKEVRRKGGGALPHALDPQRQELAIDLSSEPEAMSGAPIALEIDYEALSGDALRAVPARMGDPVAVRAVYTVSEPLGASRWMPCHNAPSDRAIFSIAMRVDGSEAMIANGDLVGDEDLGAPGHLVRYETAYPLPTYLMAFAISDFEVERGTKGDLPIAVWHRRGLPGDHGGMVDELARAIGRYEELLVPYPFEKYALVLLPDFSVGGVEHASITFQREERSTQPALSSDLLLTTHELAHQWFGDLVTVETWDDLWIKEGMATLLEQEAVRVYTDESGAGTLNGDELGPHDGDAVRDPSLAPGEKYTSGPYGRAAWLLTQIRSLAGEEAFWSALRGVLEERRFGTIGTDDFLDAFAPALGPEAAARARRAVVAKALPWLTVDPAPSGGAFVTVHDPEGALVAPLELAWVAGDGPTRVQTLTPGERVEVAPARPGELLVVDPQDRHPEWAFLSTEHDLEAYAATLAPRRVPADPEGVSCFLDVGGAHQLAALQDGLPKGLAPEELEAFVEGLDGERPGRSRSPRRATPRARRASTPTSAARGRACSPASSLERRTATASTTSQATRRAAPSCPLKSCSPRTGPRSRPGSPRAASPTRGSSTCPSSSCRPRRRSARGAGSRRWRARCARACSRSGTSRRTWTGSTRLPSRSFVPSSPACSARPMCPMSSPRISAPWWPPPRPRRPATRARWTASLGCSARPRPARPTPPPSARRSR